In Eucalyptus grandis isolate ANBG69807.140 chromosome 4, ASM1654582v1, whole genome shotgun sequence, the following proteins share a genomic window:
- the LOC104442670 gene encoding anthocyanidin 3-O-glucosyltransferase 7, producing the protein MPSEKHVAVCNFPLSSHPRTVSKLVCKLAAAAPNVRFSFLSTAKSNDSVFPPTSRAAFLPSNLRVYNIGDGLPAGYDKLASDPRVEADLFLRAAPVNFLAGIDIAVRDTGSKVSLLLNDGLVSLIACELAEKLQVPWVAFWTGAPYALSVHVHADLILQLRQNAADEEKTLDMIPGLSVMRMADLPEELVKAPGTSMISRALREVGNVLPRAAAIILNSFMEMYPEPLMAGLKSKLSILLFLGLRPSPPASDETGCLSWLDSQSPQTVVYISFGSGTLTNLTPEEITALAEALESTQTPFLWSLNDQLKARCLPRGFEERTSSLGRIVPWTPQREVLSHPACGAFVMQCGHNSVFESVAGSVPMICRPVAADQMLTARAVEEVWEIGIGVEGRAITKSGMVKALEVVLRSEEGKVMRKKVGEFRQRLLVAAGPEGRAEADFKTLVELISTL; encoded by the coding sequence ATGCCGTCGGAGAAACATGTCGCAGTCTGCAATTTCCCGTTAAGTAGCCACCCCAGGACTGTCTCCAAACTCGTCTGTAAGCTTGCCGCGGCCGCCCCAAACGTCCGTTTCTCTTTTCTAAGCACGGCGAAATCCAACGATTCCGTCTTCCCCCCTACGTCGAGAGCTGCTTTCTTGCCGTCGAACCTCAGGGTCTACAACATCGGCGACGGGTTGCCAGCTGGCTATGACAAGTTGGCCAGCGATCCACGAGTCGAAGCTGATCTGTTCCTTAGAGCAGCACCTGTGAATTTCCTAGCCGGTATCGATATTGCAGTGCGAGACACGGGAAGCAAAGTCAGCCTTTTGCTGAATGACGGTTTGGTATCATTGATTGCATGCGAATTGGCGGAGAAACTGCAGGTCCCGTGGGTCGCGTTCTGGACTGGAGCTCCGTACGCTCTATCTGTGCACGTCCACGCTGACCTCATCCTCCAGCTGAGGCAAAACGCCGCCGACGAAGAAAAGACCCTGGACATGATCCCAGGACTGTCCGTCATGCGCATGGCGGATTTGCCTGAGGAACTAGTGAAGGCCCCGGGCACGTCGATGATTTCCCGCGCGTTGCGTGAGGTGGGGAATGTGCTCCCACGCGCAGCGGCCATCATCTTGAACTCCTTCATGGAGATGTATCCCGAGCCCCTCATGGCCGGCCTTAAGTCCAAGTTGAGCATTTTGCTCTTCTTGGGTTTGAGGCCAAGCCCCCCTGCCTCAGACGAGACCGGCTGCTTGAGCTGGCTAGACTCGCAAAGCCCGCAAACAGTGGTGTACATATCCTTCGGGTCTGGAACCTTGACAAACCTGACGCCTGAAGAGATAACGGCCCTGGCCGAAGCGCTAGAGTCCACTCAGACCCCGTTCCTATGGTCTCTGAACGACCAGCTGAAGGCCCGGTGCCTCCCCAGAGGTTTCGAGGAGCGGACAAGCTCACTCGGGAGAATTGTGCCTTGGACCCCTCAGAGGGAGGTGCTCAGCCACCCGGCCTGCGGGGCCTTCGTGATGCAATGTGGGCACAACTCGGTGTTTGAGAGCGTGGCAGGAAGTGTGCCAATGATATGCCGGCCCGTGGCGGCAGACCAGATGCTGACCGCGAGGGCGGTGGAGGAAGTGTGGGAGATCGGAATTGGAGTGGAGGGACGGGCGATAACGAAGAGTGGGATGGTGAAGGCGCTGGAGGTGGTGCTGAGGAGTGAGGAAGGGAAGGTGATGAGGAAGAAGGTTGGTGAGTTTAGGCAGAGGCTTCTGGTGGCTGCTGGGCCAGAAGGGCGAGCTGAAGCTGACTTCAAGACTCTTGTGGAGCTCATCTCTACCCTGTGA